One window of the Carnobacterium maltaromaticum DSM 20342 genome contains the following:
- a CDS encoding YitT family protein, with product MIKEIKKTPMILLGLIFISIGLNWFLLPHDIAAAGVGSIGHLVEINFSINRSLTVWSINLTMLVMAALFLGKLVFIKSVIGSLLFPIILGFVPMFALLSSHFISLIIGSLLFSLGVYSLYSVGASNGGITIPPIIFNKYFRLSISKGLLLTNLIIIFFNYITFGLLETAFVILSIGISTLFITILTNFKPVVHDLAK from the coding sequence ATGATTAAAGAAATAAAGAAAACGCCTATGATTCTGTTAGGACTCATTTTTATTAGTATCGGACTAAACTGGTTCTTATTACCCCACGACATTGCAGCTGCAGGAGTAGGCTCGATTGGACACTTAGTAGAAATTAATTTTTCAATCAATCGTTCGTTAACAGTCTGGTCCATTAACTTAACTATGCTAGTAATGGCGGCATTATTTTTGGGTAAGCTAGTTTTCATCAAATCTGTCATAGGAAGTTTATTGTTTCCAATTATATTGGGGTTCGTGCCTATGTTTGCCTTACTATCGTCTCATTTTATTTCCTTAATTATTGGGAGCTTATTATTCAGCTTAGGAGTATACTCACTTTATTCTGTTGGAGCATCTAATGGAGGAATCACGATTCCACCTATTATTTTCAATAAATATTTTCGTTTATCAATTTCAAAAGGACTACTTTTAACAAATTTAATCATTATTTTTTTCAACTATATTACTTTTGGTTTGCTAGAAACAGCTTTCGTTATTCTATCTATTGGTATTAGTACTCTATTCATTACTATTTTGACTAATTTTAAACCTGTTGTACACGACTTAGCAAAATAA
- a CDS encoding isochorismate synthase — protein MWTLPSDISEAAKLKLEEHSSVLVSYVRELNELDALTLFKKGAKKYTGQRIFWQNPSKTVTLAGIGCTERYSSKAGNESYTELNQFKDKLKKQTVSNEIILGTGALLIGGFSFDSLAKADANWEEFQDAYFSLPTYLLTTTAEKSYITFNFYVTQADLIEKPLRIMKQWEELLATPFVTETEIAAITKKEELATDSWLAAVSETVDAIKASKELNKVVLSRQMLLTHETDVAIEAVLEKLKKTQQNSYFFVVENGEKTFLGATPERLLSAEGNKFYSACVAGSAKRGATFAEDQAIGDRLLADHKNVHEHQLVVEMIRHTMEGFTTDLAISGGPTLLKNRDIQHLFLTLAGTKKEHFSFLEAVKGMHPTPALGGVPTDLALEVIRQKEPYNRGFYGAPIGWVDSSDQGEFAVGIRSALIMGQQSLLFAGCGIVAGSDPTEELNETAIKFQPMLRALGGMENE, from the coding sequence ATGTGGACATTACCATCAGATATCAGTGAGGCAGCTAAATTAAAATTAGAGGAGCATTCATCTGTTTTAGTTAGCTATGTGAGAGAGTTAAATGAACTTGATGCACTCACACTGTTTAAAAAGGGGGCTAAGAAGTATACTGGTCAACGTATTTTTTGGCAAAATCCATCTAAAACAGTGACACTAGCAGGTATCGGTTGTACAGAGCGTTATAGCTCAAAAGCTGGAAATGAAAGTTATACTGAATTAAATCAGTTTAAAGATAAATTGAAAAAGCAAACAGTTAGTAATGAAATAATTTTAGGGACTGGGGCATTATTGATTGGTGGTTTTAGCTTTGATAGTCTGGCGAAAGCAGATGCAAATTGGGAAGAATTTCAAGATGCTTATTTTTCATTACCAACGTATTTACTTACAACTACAGCGGAAAAAAGTTATATAACCTTTAATTTTTATGTAACACAAGCAGATTTGATAGAAAAGCCACTTAGAATAATGAAACAATGGGAAGAACTTTTAGCGACACCATTTGTGACTGAGACTGAAATAGCGGCAATTACGAAAAAAGAAGAACTAGCAACGGATTCATGGTTAGCGGCTGTCTCTGAAACGGTTGATGCAATCAAGGCATCAAAAGAGTTGAATAAGGTTGTTTTATCAAGGCAGATGTTGTTAACTCATGAAACAGATGTGGCCATTGAGGCTGTTTTAGAAAAGTTAAAAAAAACACAACAAAATAGTTATTTCTTCGTAGTGGAAAATGGAGAAAAAACATTTTTAGGTGCAACTCCTGAGCGATTATTATCTGCTGAAGGAAATAAATTTTATTCTGCTTGTGTAGCTGGTTCTGCAAAACGTGGCGCAACTTTTGCGGAAGACCAAGCGATTGGCGATCGTTTATTGGCCGACCATAAAAACGTTCATGAACATCAATTAGTTGTCGAAATGATTCGTCATACTATGGAAGGTTTTACAACAGATTTAGCCATTTCAGGTGGACCAACTTTATTAAAAAATCGAGATATTCAACACTTGTTTTTAACATTGGCTGGAACAAAAAAAGAACATTTTTCATTTTTAGAGGCAGTGAAAGGGATGCATCCTACACCGGCACTAGGTGGAGTACCAACAGATTTAGCGTTAGAAGTTATTCGTCAAAAGGAACCTTACAATCGAGGTTTTTATGGTGCACCAATTGGTTGGGTTGATAGTTCTGATCAAGGAGAATTTGCAGTCGGAATTCGTTCAGCATTAATTATGGGACAGCAAAGTTTGTTGTTTGCAGGTTGCGGAATTGTAGCCGGTTCCGACCCAACTGAAGAGTTAAATGAAACGGCAATTAAATTTCAACCAATGTTACGAGCTTTAGGAGGAATGGAAAATGAATGA
- the menD gene encoding 2-succinyl-5-enolpyruvyl-6-hydroxy-3-cyclohexene-1-carboxylic-acid synthase, giving the protein MNEKNQALTDYLVTFVEELVQAGVKEAVISPGSRSTPLALLMAEHPTLKVYVDIDERSAGFFALGIAKASKNPVVLLCTSGTAAANYFPAVAEANLSSIPLIVLTADRPPELRGVGAPQAMEQVRLYGEHVKSFVDMALPENSLEMLRYAKWHGSKTVDIAMTVPRGPVHLNFPLREPLVPILDPSPFTRQNINEHVHIYYSHKVIPTGTIDKIIEACAGKKGLIIAGPLAKKEFPAKLAAFAKQIGWPIVADPLSGLRTYGGIDNTVIDQYDAFLRNPLEVTDLVPEVIIRFGAMPVSKSLMKWVESFAGIPYYLVDPGEEWKDPMKAATDLIHCEEHFLVDEFTERFTQVTDSSWLTSWQTVNQLTAEIVQQSIDVAESIDEGELIHLLRKHLPNKSGLFIGNSMPIRDVDTFFAKTEKELTLLANRGANGIDGVISTALGCGTFIQPMYLVIGDLSFYHDMNGLLMAQKYGINLTILVVNNNGGGIFSFLPQADLPKYFETLFGTELNLDFAKVADLYSGGYQQVSDGEQLHEALDHAHFHKGLDIIEIKTNRYENVAVHQELFANVTEELKASKR; this is encoded by the coding sequence ATGAATGAAAAAAATCAAGCACTAACAGATTATTTAGTTACATTTGTTGAAGAATTAGTTCAAGCCGGTGTTAAAGAGGCAGTAATTAGCCCAGGTTCACGTTCAACACCTTTGGCACTATTGATGGCAGAACATCCAACATTGAAAGTTTATGTTGATATTGATGAACGTTCTGCTGGTTTTTTTGCGTTAGGGATTGCCAAAGCCTCTAAAAATCCTGTTGTTTTATTGTGTACGTCTGGAACAGCAGCTGCGAACTATTTTCCAGCTGTTGCTGAAGCCAATTTATCTAGTATTCCATTAATTGTTTTAACTGCCGATCGTCCACCTGAACTTCGAGGTGTAGGAGCTCCACAAGCAATGGAACAAGTCCGTTTGTATGGAGAACACGTGAAAAGTTTTGTTGATATGGCCTTGCCAGAAAACTCGCTAGAAATGTTGCGCTATGCAAAATGGCATGGAAGTAAAACAGTCGATATTGCCATGACAGTCCCTCGTGGACCTGTGCATTTGAATTTTCCTTTACGTGAACCTTTAGTACCAATCTTAGATCCATCGCCTTTTACTCGTCAAAATATAAATGAGCATGTGCATATTTATTATTCTCATAAAGTGATTCCGACTGGAACAATTGATAAAATTATTGAAGCTTGTGCAGGCAAAAAAGGGTTAATTATTGCCGGGCCATTAGCAAAAAAAGAGTTTCCAGCGAAGTTAGCTGCATTTGCTAAACAAATTGGTTGGCCGATTGTAGCTGATCCTTTGTCAGGACTACGTACCTATGGTGGCATAGACAATACGGTTATTGATCAGTATGATGCTTTTTTAAGAAATCCACTTGAAGTCACCGACTTGGTCCCAGAAGTCATCATTCGTTTTGGCGCTATGCCTGTTTCGAAATCTTTAATGAAATGGGTAGAATCTTTTGCTGGAATTCCTTACTACTTAGTTGATCCAGGTGAGGAATGGAAAGATCCAATGAAGGCAGCGACTGATTTAATCCATTGCGAGGAACATTTTTTAGTAGATGAATTTACTGAGCGATTTACACAGGTAACAGACTCAAGCTGGTTGACTAGTTGGCAAACGGTCAATCAATTGACAGCGGAAATCGTACAACAGAGCATTGATGTTGCTGAGTCAATTGATGAAGGGGAACTGATTCATTTATTACGTAAGCATTTACCTAACAAATCGGGTTTATTTATTGGCAATAGCATGCCGATTCGTGACGTAGATACTTTTTTTGCTAAAACAGAAAAAGAGTTAACTTTACTAGCCAACCGTGGTGCTAACGGAATTGACGGCGTCATCTCGACGGCGTTAGGTTGCGGAACGTTCATTCAACCGATGTATTTAGTTATTGGTGATTTATCTTTTTACCATGATATGAATGGGCTGCTAATGGCTCAAAAATATGGAATTAACTTAACGATTCTAGTTGTAAATAATAATGGTGGCGGTATTTTTTCTTTCTTGCCACAAGCAGATTTACCAAAATACTTTGAAACGTTATTTGGCACAGAGCTAAATTTAGATTTTGCAAAAGTGGCAGATCTATACAGCGGGGGCTATCAACAAGTTTCTGATGGCGAACAATTACATGAAGCTTTAGATCATGCTCATTTTCATAAAGGCTTAGATATTATTGAAATTAAAACCAATCGCTACGAAAATGTAGCTGTTCACCAAGAACTTTTTGCTAATGTTACAGAAGAATTAAAGGCATCAAAGCGATGA
- the menH gene encoding 2-succinyl-6-hydroxy-2,4-cyclohexadiene-1-carboxylate synthase, which translates to MKIQIRGVEYSYTVKEGTDSKRIPWLMLHGFTGTKATFSEVTEALVTETIISLDLVGHGETAYHVAEKRYSMEEQILDIALFLEELKLPKVLLLGYSMGGRVALGFAANYPDKVNKLILESSSPGLKTNREQEMRREHDAKLAKSIIKDGLTKFVESWENLPLFATQKKLSTEIKSRIRDERLSQNPIGLAISLEQLGTGSQPSYWQELKQIQFPVYLLIGEADLKFKQLAEEMGTLFPHSKLVEFAGAGHAPHIEQPMLFAKCLQEIADNQL; encoded by the coding sequence ATGAAAATACAAATTCGTGGAGTTGAATATAGCTATACGGTTAAAGAAGGTACTGATTCAAAACGGATTCCATGGCTAATGCTTCATGGCTTTACTGGTACCAAAGCAACCTTTTCAGAGGTTACAGAGGCTTTAGTCACTGAGACGATCATTAGCTTAGATTTGGTTGGACATGGTGAGACAGCTTACCATGTCGCTGAAAAACGTTATTCTATGGAAGAGCAAATCTTAGATATTGCTCTTTTTTTGGAAGAATTAAAGCTTCCTAAAGTTTTGCTTTTAGGCTATTCAATGGGGGGACGAGTTGCGCTCGGTTTTGCAGCTAACTATCCAGATAAAGTGAATAAACTCATTCTAGAAAGTAGTTCACCAGGTCTTAAAACTAATCGGGAACAAGAGATGCGTCGAGAGCACGATGCTAAATTAGCCAAGAGCATCATAAAAGATGGTTTAACTAAATTTGTTGAAAGTTGGGAGAACCTGCCACTATTTGCAACTCAAAAAAAATTATCTACCGAAATTAAAAGTCGAATTAGAGATGAACGTTTAAGTCAGAATCCGATTGGATTAGCTATCAGTCTCGAACAATTAGGCACTGGAAGCCAACCTAGTTATTGGCAAGAATTAAAACAGATCCAGTTCCCAGTCTATTTATTGATTGGGGAAGCAGATCTAAAATTTAAACAACTAGCTGAAGAAATGGGGACACTTTTTCCGCATTCTAAACTAGTTGAATTTGCTGGAGCAGGACATGCTCCGCACATAGAACAGCCGATGCTCTTTGCTAAATGCTTACAAGAAATTGCGGATAATCAGTTGTAA
- the menC gene encoding o-succinylbenzoate synthase translates to MEIVKVTLYHIELPLLTPFITSYGAIKTKAFYLIEVENKLGNKGYGELEAFEIPDYTEETRETAGLILVNHLLPLIKGVIIEHPQEVRALLAPIRGNEMAKAALETAIWDLYGKEQNQSIQHLIGANRLRIPVGVSIGIQPSIEVLLQLVEGYVATGYQRVKLKIKPGFDQEPIAAVRKAFPELTLMADANSAYTKEDLPLLKALDKYDLAMIEQPFGFRDFVDHAWAQSQLKTRVCLDENIRCLGDVQLAHQLGSCQSINLKISRVGGLQEALEIVDYCQSHDILVWCGGMLEAGIGRAFNLALSSRDEFSFPGDISASNRYFAEDIIKTTFDLVEGEITVPSGDGIGVEVDWQVVNNYCLKQTDYVLID, encoded by the coding sequence ATGGAAATAGTTAAAGTGACGCTTTATCATATTGAATTGCCACTATTAACACCATTTATCACAAGTTATGGGGCAATTAAAACAAAAGCTTTTTATTTAATTGAGGTCGAAAACAAATTAGGCAATAAAGGCTATGGAGAACTTGAAGCTTTTGAGATTCCTGATTATACAGAAGAAACGCGGGAAACGGCTGGCTTAATCCTTGTAAATCACTTATTGCCTCTTATAAAGGGTGTCATCATCGAACATCCACAAGAGGTAAGAGCATTGTTGGCACCCATTCGAGGCAATGAAATGGCAAAAGCAGCACTTGAAACAGCTATCTGGGATCTATATGGAAAAGAGCAAAATCAGTCTATTCAGCACTTAATCGGAGCGAATCGCTTGCGTATTCCAGTTGGAGTTAGCATCGGTATTCAACCGTCGATTGAAGTTTTACTACAATTAGTCGAGGGGTATGTTGCAACCGGCTATCAACGAGTTAAGTTAAAAATTAAACCGGGGTTTGATCAAGAACCTATTGCCGCAGTTCGAAAAGCATTTCCAGAGTTAACTTTAATGGCAGATGCAAATTCAGCCTATACAAAGGAAGATTTACCTTTGCTTAAAGCTTTAGATAAGTATGATTTAGCTATGATTGAACAACCTTTTGGCTTTCGAGATTTTGTTGATCATGCATGGGCACAAAGTCAACTGAAAACGAGAGTATGTTTAGATGAGAATATCCGCTGTTTAGGCGATGTTCAATTAGCTCACCAATTAGGCAGTTGCCAGAGTATAAATTTAAAAATATCCCGTGTTGGTGGGTTACAGGAAGCTTTAGAAATTGTGGATTATTGTCAGTCTCATGATATACTCGTGTGGTGTGGAGGGATGTTAGAAGCAGGAATCGGAAGAGCATTTAATTTAGCCTTATCTTCTCGGGATGAATTTTCTTTTCCGGGAGATATTTCTGCCTCAAATCGCTATTTCGCTGAAGATATTATCAAGACAACTTTTGATTTAGTCGAAGGAGAAATAACTGTTCCTTCTGGCGATGGAATTGGAGTTGAAGTCGATTGGCAAGTAGTGAATAACTATTGCCTAAAACAAACAGATTACGTACTAATAGATTAA
- the nox gene encoding H2O-forming NADH oxidase, giving the protein MSKIVLIGANHAGIAASNTILDNYPENELVIFDRNTNLSYLGCGTALWVGRQIETPDQLFYTSKDAFVEKKAKVHMETTITKVDFTDKKVYAVDTANNEICESYDKLILATGSVPIKPAIPGIELENVQFVKLFQDGQAADLALNDPAIENVAVIGAGYIGVEMAEAAKRRGKNVRLFDIDTTSLAGYYDPWFTEDMDKNLMDNGIELEFGQKVLELKGTDKVQEVVTDKGSYAADLVLLAIGFNPNTELGKDALKLFSNGAYEVNLKQETSLPDVYAVGDCATIYSNALEATTYIALATNAVRSGIVAGHNVCGTPLESIGVQGSNGIYIFGYNMVSTGLNLKAAKQAGFDVAYTEFEDLQKPAFIKKNNEVKIRIVYDKTTRRILGAQLASKEDISMGIHMFSLAIEEKVTIDKLKLLDIFFLPHFNQPYNYITMAALSAK; this is encoded by the coding sequence ATGAGTAAGATTGTGTTAATAGGAGCAAACCATGCGGGGATTGCAGCTTCAAATACGATTCTAGATAATTATCCAGAAAATGAACTCGTTATCTTTGATCGAAATACGAATTTAAGTTATCTTGGTTGTGGAACAGCCTTATGGGTAGGTAGACAAATTGAAACACCGGATCAATTATTTTATACATCGAAAGATGCTTTTGTTGAGAAGAAAGCCAAAGTTCATATGGAAACTACTATTACAAAAGTAGATTTTACTGATAAAAAAGTTTATGCGGTAGATACGGCGAATAATGAAATTTGTGAATCATACGACAAACTAATTTTAGCGACTGGTTCTGTACCCATCAAACCAGCAATACCAGGAATAGAACTAGAAAATGTTCAATTTGTTAAATTATTCCAAGACGGACAAGCGGCAGATTTGGCATTGAATGATCCAGCTATTGAAAATGTAGCCGTTATTGGAGCGGGTTATATAGGTGTTGAAATGGCAGAAGCTGCGAAGCGCCGTGGAAAAAATGTGCGTTTATTTGATATTGATACAACGAGCTTAGCGGGTTACTATGATCCTTGGTTTACAGAAGACATGGATAAAAACTTAATGGACAATGGGATTGAACTAGAATTTGGTCAAAAGGTGTTAGAGCTAAAAGGGACGGATAAAGTCCAAGAAGTTGTTACGGATAAAGGTTCTTATGCAGCTGATTTAGTTTTATTAGCGATTGGGTTTAATCCAAATACAGAACTAGGAAAAGATGCGCTTAAACTTTTCTCGAATGGCGCTTATGAAGTGAACTTGAAGCAAGAAACCAGTTTACCAGATGTTTATGCTGTAGGAGATTGTGCCACTATTTATAGCAATGCTTTAGAGGCAACTACTTATATTGCGTTGGCGACAAATGCGGTTCGTAGCGGAATTGTTGCTGGACATAATGTATGTGGAACGCCTTTAGAATCAATCGGAGTTCAAGGTTCAAATGGAATTTATATTTTTGGCTATAACATGGTTTCAACAGGTTTAAATTTGAAAGCAGCGAAACAAGCTGGATTTGATGTGGCTTATACTGAATTTGAAGACTTGCAAAAACCTGCTTTTATCAAGAAAAATAATGAGGTTAAAATTAGAATTGTTTATGACAAAACCACTCGTCGTATTTTAGGTGCACAGTTGGCTTCCAAAGAAGATATTTCAATGGGAATCCATATGTTCTCGCTAGCGATTGAAGAAAAAGTAACCATTGATAAATTAAAACTATTGGATATTTTCTTCTTACCACACTTCAATCAACCTTATAATTACATTACAATGGCAGCTTTATCTGCTAAATAG